The Engraulis encrasicolus isolate BLACKSEA-1 chromosome 22, IST_EnEncr_1.0, whole genome shotgun sequence genome includes a region encoding these proteins:
- the qser1 gene encoding glutamine and serine-rich protein 1: MMDRNYPTPSFVDSLAPPPQTAAWAYERSTACIKPSSSYGAAHLESELLQRQTYASSQIPAYTTAHHPAALSGVFESSLHSSGSNTTETSVMNFLPTIESRGLQAGPATASLLPQFRTPSWQTAANSSATELFLTGALPSAGTFPAAALSSYQHPTAFPSRSYTTTPLAIQDVTYSSSNGLLPQSSQGSVPTVLAFDRLPGSPVALPPSSSTYRSAQESAPHLLQPQFGLLHPTLAVSSQQAGQQPYGAPVFSGSIERALQRECSVIKHHQRPSSSQSVQGLQGYLPGESDVSFQQEPSRQTPVPCSPAGDSAHTLNGGGGQQKITSQSALSQTQAYPSSPGFSSSPGTKAKDCASKIATRPGDSSSPVQQKQSTVIASHSLPYTLPSLLSGSPSQTYITSQALSSHSQTFSANPTEKLPSLYKSLPPSLSSEEYNAQVQGLCIGGNPSQSFSSSHSQGLPSVSYYSQGPATASSSQSYATISQSPSFASNHASSLPNSNSDYSLGGKADNSLLQQSQKYLLQSQSPASSSSSSSSSTASHAQALRNNRASVELKPAYSKGKADESAFLTSKEDCGELPLQDVQALQQASLGTRSPQLVNSEVGGAQNNNVVYVVSKMDDRHNTQSVIRSNSRTEDQMVGISGMDHPMKNGRLGSMSQHGQLLHDSHNVRTPPGPKSNSALLQSSHVSNMAKAPSSSSSSQQAQTIRTHHQQDHCQSPQGSAQYVRSPNTQILLEPSQMVYLQQQGSPQTGPGASKVANQMQQPVQYLHMNNGIGLNMDSPHSHSHSSSQQQHRGPDTGESSKQHLSPKGSFSQSSQQDSKQHFALSSICFPESMLLADDRNILSNVDDILAATVAACGVAPSSEGDMPSIGNPTDSSKCHYQSNGGRHESSGYSSQHAIVANALTLNGGQLSGDVHRYPKDELGVQQSYTLANSQMSQSTGIINSPHDVSRLPKGHPMNGNSNMNSGVSSNYHLAGQECSPSGLMGKGRDMGHGESMMGIKMENGFDDCATDGLPKKKYRSKGSSKLMAEDENGQARRRNSQAKRQNSKGSDTTSSPSASEGCLDGYQQHERMRQKIREVEEKQPEVKTGFIGSFLDFLKSGPKQHYSSPPVRTPNRVRKPPTTNSRRPPCPLQKPHHPPPPLISHGSQHDSSAKRMDEELHKNLEALPSFSSDEDETAGRNQDLQKSISSALSCLDEQSDKKQKLDNRSISVVGGKQGHSSKLASAAKPQDQKHHHQQQQQQQQQSSAAQEINTEELLKNVSPDKLAAQLGTVAIEGLTDEELSDSGGEGMYRERDEFVVKNEDIESLKVTLKTGLEPPAIWKVQKALLQKFIPELRDGRRVFSATNSYLGYFGDAKTMYRRVYVKFLDTVNKREYVRVCSRKPRCKPMHSMRGSQGKVMHGQRMGPSAMSDASMMKSFPRQQPKQPRPRASEAPPKKRRKWKEQFATSPCASSPEAMSDEEGYGPSIPFSTRCLNSKTMKDTFRSYVELLITVALDAEVMDALERENDDLLLPNMKRVDGIITDNRRRLLPKLRMGQLFKTALDNFPEISVVTELKKDGETPTFKVRLGGKAYNRKTMKPSKSPMKIPLEYTVDQHKTQWFSLYHSLQHYKYHTYLMCKDEITSLRSREEALGQMDAVQTCLDNRPWVEGLYDRLGELLTQAQQVCP, translated from the exons ATGATGGACAGGAATTACCCGACTCCAAGCTTCGTAGACTCGCTTGCTCCTCCACCACAGACCGCAGCTTGGGCCTACGAGCGTAGCACCGCATGCATTAAACCAAG tTCCAGTTATGGTGCAGCACACTTGGAGTCGGAACTTCTCCAGCGACAAACGTATGCTTCCAGCCAAATCCCAGCCTACACCACCGCGCATCACCCAGCAG CTCTGTCTGGGGTCTTTGAATCCAGTCTGCATTCTTCTGGCAGTAACACTACTGAAACCTCAGTCATGAACTTTCTCCCTACCATTGAGTCCCGGGGCTTACAGGCTGGACCTGCAACTGCTTCTCTGCTCCCCCAGTTTAGGACTCCCTCCTGGCAGACAG CTGCCAACTCTTCAGCTACAGAACTGTTTCTCACTGGAGCCCTGCCTTCTGCTGGAACCTTCCCCGCGGCTGCCCTGTCCTCCTACCAGCACCCCACTGCCTTCCCCTCGCGGAGTTACACCACCACCCCACTTGCGATCCAGGACGTCACCTACAGCTCTTCCAACGGCCTGCTGCCCCAATCTTCCCAGGGTTCCGTGCCTACCGTCCTGGCCTTCGACCGGCTGCCCGGCTCCCCCGTAGCCCTCCCGCCCTCGTCCTCCACGTACCGCTCGGCCCAGGAGTCGGCCCCGCACCTCCTGCAACCTCAGTTCGGCCTACTGCACCCGACCCTGGCGGTGTCCTCCCAGCAGGCCGGTCAGCAGCCTTACGGCGCCCCAGTGTTCTCGGGCTCCATCGAGCGAGCACTTCAACGCGAATGTAGTGTGATCAAGCACCACCAGCGGCCTTCCAGCAGCCAGTCGGTCCAGGGCTTACAGGGCTACCTGCCTGGCGAGAGCGACGTGTCCTTTCAGCAAGAGCCTTCGCGGCAAACCCCAGTGCCCTGTAGCCCGGCCGGGGACTCGGCCCACACGCTCAACGGTGGTGGTGGCCAGCAAAAGATAACATCTCAGTCGGCGTTGTCACAGACTCAGGCCTACCCTTCCTCCCCCGGGTTTTCGTCCTCCCCCGGAACGAAAGCCAAAGACTGTGCTTCCAAAATCGCCACGCGTCCCGGCGACTCGTCGTCGCCAGTGCAGCAGAAGCAGAGCACTGTGATCGCCTCCCACTCCCTGCCCTACACGCTGCCCAGTTTGTTGTCCGGCAGCCCCTCGCAAACCTATATCACGTCCCAGGCCCTCTCCAGCCATTCGCAGACCTTCTCTGCAAACCCGACCGAGAAACTGCCTTCCCTCTACAAGTCGTTACCACCGTCATTGTCCTCCGAGGAGTACAATGCCCAGGTGCAAGGGCTATGCATAGGTGGCAACCCCTCGCAAAGCTTCTCCTCCAGCCACTCTCAGGGTCTGCCCAGTGTTAGCTACTACTCCCAAGGGCCAGCAACTGCCAGTTCCTCCCAGAGCTACGCCACTATCTCCCAGTCCCCTTCCTTTGCCTCCAACCACGCCTCCAGTTTACCAAACTCAAACTCAGACTACAGCCTTGGCGGCAAGGCGGATAATTCACTATTACAGCAGTCTCAGAAATACTTACTGCAGTCGCAATCccccgcctcttcctcctcctcctcctcctcctccactgcctctCATGCCCAAGCCTTACGGAACAACAGAGCCTCAGTGGAATTAAAGCCAGCTTACAGCAAAGGCAAAGCAGATGAGAGCGCCTTTCTCACGTCCAAAGAGGATTGCGGAGAGCTTCCCCTTCAGGACGTGCAGGCGCTGCAGCAGGCCTCTCTGGGGACTCGGTCGCCTCAGCTCGTCAACAGCGAGGTGGGGGGAGCGCAGAACAACAACGTGGTGTACGTGGTGTCCAAAATGGACGACCGGCACAACACCCAGAGCGTCATACGGAGCAACTCCCGCACAGAGGACCAGATGGTGGGGATCTCCGGCATGGACCACCCCATGAAGAACGGCAGGCTGGGCTCCATGAGCCAACACGGCCAACTCCTCCACGACTCTCACAACGTCAGGACGCCGCCCGGCCCAAAGAGCAACTCGGCATTACTGCAGTCTTCCCACGTTTCCAACATGGCTAAGGCCccttcgtcgtcgtcgtcgtcgcagCAGGCGCAGACCATCCGGACGCACCATCAACAAGATCATTGCCAGTCCCCGCAAGGCTCGGCGCAGTACGTCCGTTCGCCAAACACCCAGATCCTTCTAGAACCTTCCCAGATGGTGTACCTTCAGCAGCAGGGCTCGCCGCAGACCGGGCCGGGAGCCTCCAAAGTGGCAAACCAAATGCAGCAGCCAGTGCAGTATCTCCACATGAACAATGGGATCGGTCTCAACATGGACAGCCCACATTCGCACTCTCATTCTTCTTCACAGCAGCAGCACCGGGGCCCTGACACGGGGGAGTCCTCCAAGCAGCACCTGTCACCAAAAGGTAGTTTCAGCCAGTCGAGTCAGCAGGACAGCAAGCAGCACTTTGCCCTCAGCTCCATCTGCTTCCCAGAATCCATGTTGCTGGCGGACGATCGCAACATCCTGTCCAACGTCGATGACATCTTGGCTGCCACCGTGGCCGCTTGCGGTGTCGCTCCTTCCTCTGAGGGGGACATGCCATCGATTGGCAATCCCACGGACTCCTCCAAGTGTCACTACCAGTCAAATGGGGGCAGGCACGAGTCTTCGGGCTACTCGTCGCAACACGCCATCGTGGCCAACGCTTTGACGCTAAATGGTGGTCAGCTGTCTGGGGACGTTCACAGGTACCCCAAAGACGAGCTCGGGGTACAGCAGTCGTACACGTTAGCCAACTCGCAAATGTCACAAAGCACAGGTATCATTAACTCTCCGCACGACGTTAGCCGATTACCTAAAGGGCATCCCATGAACGGTAACAGCAATATGAACAGTGGCGTTTCCTCCAACTATCACCTGGCTGGCCAGGAGTGTTCGCCATCAGGGCTCATGGGTAAAGGCAGAGACATGGGCCACGGCGAGAGCATGATGGGCATCAAAATGGAGAATGGTTTCGACGACTGCGCCACTGACGGACTTCCAAAGAAAAAATATAGATCAAAAGGTTCTTCCAAACTGATGGCCGAGGATGAGAATGGCCAGGCAAGGCGAAGAAACAGTCAAGCCAAGCGTCAGAATTCGAAAGGCAGCGACACCACGAGCTCGCCGTCTGCGTCTGAGGGCTGCCTGGACGGCTACCAGCAGCACGAAAGGATGCGTCAAAAGAtaagggaagtggaggagaaaCAACCAGAGGTCAAAACTGGATTCATCGGGTCCTTCCTAGACTTTCTAAAATCCGGTCCAAAGCAGCACTACTCATCTCCGCCTGTCAGAACTCCTAATCGCGTCAGAAAGCCCCCTACTACTAACAGCAGGAGACCCCCGTGTCCGTTACAGAAAcctcaccaccctcctcccccaCTGATTTCGCACGGTTCGCAGCATGATTCGTCAGCAAAGCGAATGGATGAGGAGCTACATAAAAACCTGGAAGCCCTTCCGTCCTTTTCGTCGGATGAGGACGAAACGGCTGGAAGGAACCAAGACCTTCAGAAGagcatctcctctgctctgtcgtGCCTGGATGAGCAGTCGGACAAGAAGCAGAAATTGG ACAACAGATCCATAAGCGTAGTGGGGGGGAAGCAGGGCCACTCCAGTAAGCTGGCATCAGCTGCCAAACCACAGGACCagaagcaccaccaccagcagcagcagcagcagcagcagcagtcgtcaGCGGCACAGGAAATCAACACCGAAGAGCTTCTGAAGAACGTGTCACCTGACAAGCTCGCCGCACAGCTGGGGACGGTGGCCATCGAGGGCCTGACTGACGAGGAGCTGTCCGACAGCGGCGGCGAGGGGATGTATCGCGAGCGGGACGAGTTTGTTGTGAAGAACGAGGACATCGAGAGCCTTAAG GTGACATTGAAAACAGGACTGGAACCTCCAGCCATCTGGAAAGTACAAAAGGCCCTGCTGCAGAAATTCATCCCGGAGCTGAGGGACGGGCGACGGGTGTTTTCAGCCACAAACAGC TACTTGGGGTACTTTGGAGACGCTAAGACGATGTACCGGCGAGTGTATGTGAAGTTCCTGGACACGGTCAACAAGAGGGAGTATGTTCGGGTCTGCAGCAGGAAGCCCAGGTGTAAGCCAATGCACTCTATGAG AGGCTCTCAGGGCAAGGTGATGCATGGCCAGAGGATGGGCCCCTCTGCAATGTCTGACGCCTCCATGATGAAGTCCTTCCCACGGCAGCAGCCCAAGCAGCCCCGGCCCCGCGCATCAGAGGCCCCGCccaagaagaggaggaagtggaaggaGCAGTTCGCCACCTCTCCCTGCGCCTCTTCTCCTGAGGCCATGAGCGACGAGGAAG GCTATGGGCCTTCAATTCCGTTCAGTACACGCTGCCTGAACAGCAAGACGATGAAGGATACCTTCAGGAGCTACGTGGAACTGCTGATCACAGTGGCCTTAGATGCAGAGGTCATGGACGCTCTGGAGAGGGAGAATG ATGATCTTTTGCTCCCCAACATGAAGAGGGTAGATGGCATTATCACAGACAACAGGAGACGACTACTGCCCAAACTGCGAATGGGACAGCTGTTcaag ACCGCACTGGATAACTTCCCGGAGATCTCAGTGGTGACTGAGCTGAAAAAGGATGGAGAGACTCCAACTTTTAAAGTGCGTCTGGGTGGCAAGGCTTACAACAGGAAAACTATGAAGCCTTCCAAATCCCCCATGAAAATCCCATTG GAGTACACAGTGGATCAGCACAAGACCCAGTggttctctctctaccactccctTCAGCACTACAAATATCACACATACCTTATGTGCAAGGACGAG ATTACGTCTCTGCGGTCGCGAGAGGAGGCGCTGGGGCAGATGGATGCGGTGCAGACGTGCCTCGACAACAGGCCCTGGGTGGAGGGCCTCTACGACCGCCTTGGAGAGCTCCTCACGCAGGCGCAGCAGGTCTGCCCCTAG